The region CCCTCATCCTGCTCTCCACGCCGCGGAGCACGCGGCGGATGTCGGCGGCGCGCGGGTGGGTGGTGTCGCCGCCGCCGTAGAAGAAGTGTGTTTCCTTGCCGACCTCCACCCAGCTGCACCCGCCCTGCTTCCGCAGGCCCCGGCGCCGCATGGCGTCGCGCACCTGCTGGTGCTCCCGCCACTCGCCGGCCTCAGCGAAGATGTTCGACAGCATCACGTAGTTGGCCGGGTTGTCGCCGTCCATGGCCAGGAGGGCCTCGCCCGCCTCCCTGGCTGTGGTGACGTCCTTGTGCACCCTGCAGGCGCCGAGCAGCGTCTGCCATACGCCAACGGTGGGTGCCATCGGCATCGTCGCAACGAGGTCCCTGGCCTCCGCGAGCTCCCCAGCGCGGCCGAGGAGGTCGACCATGCACGCGTAGTGCTCTGCTCTCGGCCTCAGCCGTTTGTCCTGCCGGATCACTGAGAAGTACCGGCGGCACTCGTCGACAAGGCCGGAGTGGCTGCACGCCGACAGGAGGGCCAGGTAGCTAACCTCGTCAGGCTCAACGCCTTCCGTTTGCATTTTCTCGAACATGTCAATGGCCTCTCGACCATGGCCATGCTTCCCGAGGCCGTTGATCATCGCTGTCCATGACACGACGTTCCTCATCGGCGTCTCCCAGAACTGCCGCTCCGCCTCGTCAGTCAGCCCGCACTTGTGGTACATGTCGACGATGGAGTTGGATACTGACACGTCCATCCCTGTTGGATTCTTCACCGTGTAGCAGTGCATTTGCCTCCCTTGCTCCACGAGGGTGAAGTCTGCAAACACACCGATAACGCTGGAGAGGACATGGCCATCAGCACGGACGCCGGAGCTCCAGAACCGCCGGAACAGATCCAATGCTTCCTTCACCTGCCCTTCTTGTGCATGCCCGATGATCACCGTTGTCCACTGGATGGCATTCTTCCTTTCCAACCGATCAAACACCTGCATCGCCAGCGGGAGGCATCGGCATTTTACATAAACATCAAGCAGCGCGCCGGTGAGGATGACATTGGACGCCGTGGAGACTCCTCTTGTTGCTATGGCCGCATGAACCTGCGCGCCCTCGCGAGCCGCCCCTAGGCCACTGCAGGCTTTCAGCAAGCTGGCGAAGGTGAACTCGTCGGGCTGACAACCCTCGTCTCCTCGCCGCTGCATCTCCCAGAAGACGAGCAGGGAGTCCCTGCCTTGCCCGGCGTGCGCGTAGCCGGAGATCATGGCGTTCCAGGTGACGAGGTCCCGGAACGCAGCAGCGCCATCAAACACCCGCCGCGCGTCGCCGATCCTCCCGCCCTTGGAGTACACGAGCACCAGCGAGTTGGCGACGACGCCGTGCCCCTCGAACCCCATCCTGACGCAGGCCCCGTGGACACGAACACCGGCGCCCGTGTCTCCGACGACGCCGCACGCCTTGAGGGTTGCCGAGAGGGTGAACTCGTTCGGCGGGGCCTCCGAGAGCCGCCGCATCTCCCCGAAGAGCCGGAGGCACTCCCCGGCGCGCCCCTGCTGCAGGAAGCCCACCATGAGCGCCGTCCACGACACCACGTTCCTCTCGGGCATTCCGTCGAACACCTGGCGGGACATGTCGAGGCGGCCGCACTTGGCGTACATGTCGATGAGGTTGTTGCCCAGCATGGTGTCCGACCCGAAGCCGAGCCTTATGAGGGTGCTGTGGAGCTGCGCGCCGCCGCGTAGGTCTGGGCTCCTCGCGCTCGCCCGGAGGAGGTCCGCGAGCATCCTCCGCCGCTCCATTGGGTTCGCCCTGGAGAGTTGGAAGGGAGATGGCGCCGCCGGACTATGAGAGATCGCGGCGAGGTCAGCATGTGGAGGGGCGCCGGCCGCGCTCGTCGCCGGTCGCGGGCGCGCACGGTGCGCGCTGGGAGTGGCGTCGGAtggggaaagagaagaggagagggaCAAGTGTGGTATTTTTGTTTTCTCTGTAATTCCTTTCAAGGTTCAGTACAAATCTGCCTCAAAATCATCCATTTATCATATGGAAATTTTGAACTGGGTGGCATGCTTTTTATTTTCAAACTAGTTGGTGCTGGCTACGATTTGattctccctccgttcacaaaatATTACATGTTCTAACTTTTTATAAATTTTTATGAATCGGACGTACGTAGACACGTTTTACGgtatttgttcactcatttcagaccGTATTAGAGGTCcacattgaaatatccaaaacattttatatttgtgaatggaggggGTATTGCTCTTCTTATTCTATGAAAAAAAAGTCAGGAAAGATCAAAACTAGCAGTGAATTCTCCTGACAGGGTTAATCCGCAAGAATGATCCTCCTCACAGAAGGAAGTTGCTTCTTCTGTCAGGCCATCTCAACAGGCAACTGCTTGCAAACCAGAACCATGCAAAATGCTACAGTTTTCTTACATTATATTCACATTCACATTTTCCATATACAGTAAGTAAAGTACAGTAAACTAATCAACCAGTCCTAAGCTTCAGATATTGAGCAGTCCTACAGGCTACAGTTAAACGGCATGACATCGTACATGGACAATTCTGTAAAGTGTAAACCATTCAGATCTATATTGCCATATCTGAAGCCAACACAAACAAGCAAACAGATCCTATGCTTCAGATTACACTGCAGCCAGCACCAAAATCCACTTCAGTTTCAGTGTGGCATCTACGGCCTGAGAAAGCCGTGGTTGATGAATTCTTGCAACGACAGCCGCTTCACTGCAAACAAAACAGCCGTCCAAACGTCAGCTATGTATAACCATCCGGAGTTTCAGCATTTTGGTTGGCGGAAGAGGCGGCATGACCAGCATCGAAGACAGACCTGGATTCGTGCACAGTAGTCTGGTGCATATGTCAATGGAGTCTGGATGCAGGCTGGGCACAACGAGTTGCGAGAACGGAAGGGAGCTACTGGTTCTGTTTATGCATTGAAGCATCTGAAGAAAGTAAAAAATGTGAGCCAAGGAGGAATGTTGTGAAATCTACGGATCTCATAGGATGATTGAACACAATTGGCGAGAGAAAGGGCAGCACCTGCACGTTGCTTCTACCATGGAATGGTGGGTAGCCGTTCAAGAGCTCAAAGAGGATCGCACCGATACTCCACAAGTCTACCTGCGCACAGGAGATGTTCAGATTTGTGCCATTCGTTGTGGCAAAAAAATGTTGGGCATGTGAGCATATACGGCATACCTTGTCATCGTACTTCTGAAATAGCATGACTTCAGGGGCCATGTACAAGCGGGTGCCGCAGGCTGTCTCTGCGTACTCCCCAGGATGAAGAACCCTAGTAAAGAGCAATAAATGTGACTGTATTTTTGTTTGTCCAGAAACTTGATTGCCTAACTAACGAGCCTTACTTATCACGCTGAACACACTCCACCATGTTTAGCATCATTACATATTTTGGGTTTCTGCTACTCTGATGTGGTTCAGTAGCTAACAGATGTTGAAAGAACGTCCAACGATTGATTTCAAAGTTGACCAAAAGAACAGCAGCGGCTGCTACGATGAATGGCATATTTTTTCCTGCAACTACTCATACATGATAAAATGGGTACTTGTCAATACAAGAACTGCCATTTCAGAACATACCTGGACAGGCCGAAATCGGATATCTTGAGTATCGCATCGCTGCCAGGACAAGAGAGCAGGATGTTCTGCAACAATTCATTCAACAGCTCTATCAATTCAAAATTGACAGTTTGAACCTAGTTGGAAAACATCAAACAAGGGATTCCAGTCCCTGGACCTCAGGCTTCAAGTCCCGGTGGACGACGTGGTGCCGGCGGAGCACTTGCAAACCAGCTCCTGCCAGCCACAAGGGGGCAAGCTCCAGTTTTCACACATCACATCGAATCGAAATCGA is a window of Triticum dicoccoides isolate Atlit2015 ecotype Zavitan chromosome 2B, WEW_v2.0, whole genome shotgun sequence DNA encoding:
- the LOC119366519 gene encoding putative pentatricopeptide repeat-containing protein At3g15130 → MERRRMLADLLRASARSPDLRGGAQLHSTLIRLGFGSDTMLGNNLIDMYAKCGRLDMSRQVFDGMPERNVVSWTALMVGFLQQGRAGECLRLFGEMRRLSEAPPNEFTLSATLKACGVVGDTGAGVRVHGACVRMGFEGHGVVANSLVLVYSKGGRIGDARRVFDGAAAFRDLVTWNAMISGYAHAGQGRDSLLVFWEMQRRGDEGCQPDEFTFASLLKACSGLGAAREGAQVHAAIATRGVSTASNVILTGALLDVYVKCRCLPLAMQVFDRLERKNAIQWTTVIIGHAQEGQVKEALDLFRRFWSSGVRADGHVLSSVIGVFADFTLVEQGRQMHCYTVKNPTGMDVSVSNSIVDMYHKCGLTDEAERQFWETPMRNVVSWTAMINGLGKHGHGREAIDMFEKMQTEGVEPDEVSYLALLSACSHSGLVDECRRYFSVIRQDKRLRPRAEHYACMVDLLGRAGELAEARDLVATMPMAPTVGVWQTLLGACRVHKDVTTAREAGEALLAMDGDNPANYVMLSNIFAEAGEWREHQQVRDAMRRRGLRKQGGCSWVEVGKETHFFYGGGDTTHPRAADIRRVLRGVESRMRERLGYSAGSSAHAAALHDVDEESRAEGLRAHSERLAVGLWLLHRGERHRGDGEEEEEGGRREVIRVYKNLRVCGDCHEFFKGLSRVVGRAMVVRDANRFHRFQDGSCSCRDYW
- the LOC119366520 gene encoding serine/threonine-protein kinase ATG1t-like; translated protein: MAGRSTEAAPTVVGGYELRERLGGRPPATSVWRAVRLSTGAPAAVKQVRLAGLPGRLRDSLDCELRFLAAVSHPNIIRLLDVVRTTGCIYLVMELCEGGDLATYIQRTGGRVDEGVARNFMRQIGAGLQVLRRHHVVHRDLKPENILLSCPGSDAILKISDFGLSRVLHPGEYAETACGTRLYMAPEVMLFQKYDDKVDLWSIGAILFELLNGYPPFHGRSNVQMLQCINRTSSSLPFSQLVVPSLHPDSIDICTRLLCTNPVKRLSLQEFINHGFLRP